The DNA sequence TCGATATTAAAGGAAACAACCTCTACCGGGAATTGAAGCGGCAGCGTAAATTTTTCCCAGTATCCATTCTGATATTTCAGAATTGAACTTCTTGTACCTTCAGAAGGAACACCCTGCACAAAAGCCCAGATAGTACCTTCCAAATCCTGAATCAGGTCTATTGTGAAATTGGAAAGCATATCATCGAAGAACATGCTTTTTATATTATATGATTTCCATTCATTACCATTCAAAAAATAAATTCCGGCAATAGAAGTTCCGATTGCAATCGATCCGTCCGCCAAAGCAGCAATACTCATAATGTTATCGTCTAAAAGCGGAGAGTTGGAAATATTATATACCTGGAATGAACCATTACTATATTTTACGAGGCCTTTAAAAGTAGCAATCCAGATATTTCCGTTTTTATCCTCTTCAAGTGCATTCACAGTATTCGAAGGAAGATTAGAAGTTAGAATTTGATAGTTTATTCCGTCATAATATGATAGTCCGGTTGTAGTAGAAATCCAGAGCCGGTTATTTCTATCCATCAGCAGATCGGTAATCTGTGCATCACCAAGTCTTCCATTATCGTTATGAGGAATCCAGTTCCTGCCGTCATATTTCAACAATCCTTTGTTGAAAGTACCGATCCATTTATTATTGTTATTATCTATTATTACCTTGGTCAGAATATTACTTGTTATTCCCGAATTATGAGTACGGTAACATACAGTACGGGAAGTGTCCTCAAGAATCCTGTAGACTTCAATGAACTCCCCGCCCCTGATTTTAATTTGAACGCTATCCTCGCGGCATTGTGAACGCTTATATTTTATTTGATAGAAACCGGGCGTCATACGATTAATGGTTTTGGGAGTTACAAATCCGGTACTTGCACCGTTAATCAGGATTTCTGCACTGCTCGGCTGGGAAGAAACTGAAATAGTTCCTAAGTAATTTGGGTTATTTACAAGATCGATATTAATCTTGGCAATAACGTCACTGCTGACATTCACATTAAAGGTTGTATCATAAAGATACCATTCATTCTTAAGGGTGATTTTATGTGTACCGCTTTTGAGCCATTTAACAGTATCGGGTGTAACAACTCCCATATTTCTATTATCCACATAAATTTTAAATCCTGGAGGATTACTGAACAGAAATATTTTACCCGATTCAATTTCCTCCGGTTCAACAGATCCTTCATAGACCTGTTTTTCGCATGACCATAGAAGAGCAGCGATCAGCAATATTAAAATCTTTTTAATCATTTCGGCCGATCCTGTTTTCA is a window from the Melioribacteraceae bacterium genome containing:
- a CDS encoding PEGA domain-containing protein, with amino-acid sequence MIKKILILLIAALLWSCEKQVYEGSVEPEEIESGKIFLFSNPPGFKIYVDNRNMGVVTPDTVKWLKSGTHKITLKNEWYLYDTTFNVNVSSDVIAKINIDLVNNPNYLGTISVSSQPSSAEILINGASTGFVTPKTINRMTPGFYQIKYKRSQCREDSVQIKIRGGEFIEVYRILEDTSRTVCYRTHNSGITSNILTKVIIDNNNNKWIGTFNKGLLKYDGRNWIPHNDNGRLGDAQITDLLMDRNNRLWISTTTGLSYYDGINYQILTSNLPSNTVNALEEDKNGNIWIATFKGLVKYSNGSFQVYNISNSPLLDDNIMSIAALADGSIAIGTSIAGIYFLNGNEWKSYNIKSMFFDDMLSNFTIDLIQDLEGTIWAFVQGVPSEGTRSSILKYQNGYWEKFTLPLQFPVEVVSFNIDLSNTLWIAATTGLVKYFPLKSARLFNTPDYNFYVKHTTSAAMDKNGDLWVATMGGGIIKLKKNNY